In Neofelis nebulosa isolate mNeoNeb1 chromosome 10, mNeoNeb1.pri, whole genome shotgun sequence, one DNA window encodes the following:
- the LOC131488517 gene encoding LOW QUALITY PROTEIN: olfactory receptor 8B8-like (The sequence of the model RefSeq protein was modified relative to this genomic sequence to represent the inferred CDS: inserted 1 base in 1 codon), producing the protein MAPTNASFVTEFMLVGLTDLPDLQLPLFCLFLVMYVVTVLGNLGLITLIGLNSHLHIPMYFFLSNLSFIDLCYASVFTPKMLINFTSKKNSISYRGCMTQFYFFXFFIISECYVLTSMAYDRYVAICNPLLYNVVMSPKECSCLMLGSYLMAFSGAMAHTGCMLRLTFCDANTINHYLCDILPLLQLSCTSTYVNELVVFIVVGINIIVPSVTIFVSYGSILSSILRISSTEGRSKAFSTCSSHIIAVSLFFGSGAFTYLKPSSALSMHKGKISSVFYTSVVPMMNPLIYSLRNKDVKTALRKTLSRRRF; encoded by the exons ATGGCTCCTACAAATGCCTCTTTTGTGACTGAATTTATGCTGGTAGGGCTAACAGACCTACCAGATCTCCAGCTCCCCCTGTTCTGCCTGTTTCTAGTCATGTATGTGGTCACTGTGTTAGGAAATTTGGGCTTGATAACTCTAATTGGGCTGAATTCACACCTACATATccccatgtactttttcctctCCAATTTGTCCTTCATAGACCTCTGTTATGCTTCTGTGTTTACACCCAAAATGCTGATTAATTTCACATCAAAGAAGAATAGTATCTCCTATAGGGGGTGCATGACCcaattctactttt tgttttttatcatttctgaatGCTATGTGCTGACATCAATGGCCTATGatcgctatgtggccatctgtaacCCACTTTTGTATAATGTTGTCATGTCCCCTAAAGAGTGTTCCTGTCTTATGCTTGGTTCATATTTGATGGCATTTTCGGGTGCTATGGCCCACACAGGATGCATGCTGAGACTGACCTTCTGTGATGCAAACACCATCAACCATTATTTGTGTGACATCCTCCCCCTTCTCCAGCTCTCCTGCACAAGCACCTACGTGAATGAGCTGGTGGTTTTCATCGTGGTGGGCATCAACATCATTGTGCCCAGTGTCACCATCTTTGTGTCTTATGGTTCCATCCTTTCCAGCATCCTCCGCATCAGCTCCACTGAGGGCAGGTCCAAAGCGTTCAGCACCTGCAGTTCCCACATAATTGCTGTTTCCTTGTTCTTTGGATCAGGTGCATTTACATATCTCAAACCGTCGTCTGCTCTGTCTATGCATAAGGGGAAAATCTCTTCTGTCTTTTATACCAGTGTGGTTCCCATGATGAACCCTTTAATCTACAGCTTGAGAAACAAAGATGTTAAAACTGCTCTGAGAAAAACCCTCAGTAGGAGAAGGTTTTGA